CGTAATTAAATATAAGGCTGGTAAGTCTAATGTGGTTGCGGATGCACTCTCACGAAGGTACTCTCTACTCACTTCCTTAGATGCTAAGTTGTTAGGGTTTGAACTGATTAAAGACATCTATGCCCAAGATAGTGATTTCGGTGAACTTTACCTTTCTTGCAAACACACTGGGCAAGGTAAATTCTTCATTTCCGATGGTTACTTGTTTTATGCTAATCGGCTTTGCATCCCACATGGATCCATCTGCGAACTTTTGGTACGAGAATCCCATTCGGGTGGCCTTATGGGACATTTTGGGGTTGATAAGACTCTTGCCATGCTGCAGGAGCACTTCTATTAGCCGCACATGAGGAGAGATGTTGCACGGGTGGTGGAGCGATGCTTAGCTTGTAAGAAAGCTAAATCCAAGGTACACCCGTATGGCCTTTACACCCCGTTACCTATTTCTAGTGCACCATGGGTCgatatttctatggattttatacttgatttgcCTAGATCCAAGTATGGTCATGACTCCATTTATGTGgtagttgatagattctctaaaatggcacacttcattgcatgtcataaaactgatgatgcatctcatattgctaacttATTCTTTAAAGAGATTGTGAGATTGCATGGCATTCCTAGGACCATTGTCTCAGACAGAGATGTCAAATTTCTGAGCTATTTTTGGAAGACACTCTGGTCTAAGTTAGGCACCAAATTGCTATTCTCTACTGCCAGCCACCCCCAAACTGATGGTCAAACTGAGGTGGTAAATCGTACATTAGGTACCTTGTTGCGTGCCATCATAAAAAAGAACTTGAAATCATGGGAAGAATGtttacctcatgttgagtttgcttataataggGTTATCCATTCTACTACTGGTTTCTCTCCATTTGAATGTGCTTATGGTTTTAATCCACTAACACCACTTGATCTAGTGCCATTACCTAGTAATGAGCGCGCACACTTGGATGGTAAGAAACGTGCAGAGTTTGTTAAGCAACTGCATGAGAAAGTCAGGGCTAACATTGAGAGGAGAACTGCTCAATATGTCAAGAAAGCTAACAAAGGTCGCCAAAAGTTGATTTTTGAGCCTGGCGATTGGGTGTGGTTGCACATGCGCAAAGAACGCTTTCCTGTTCAAAGGAGGAACAAATTACAACCACGGGGTGATGGACCTTTTCAAGTGTTggagcgcatcaatgacaacgcctacaaacTTGACCTTCCTGGTGAGTATGGAGTTAGTGCTACATTTAATGTCTCTGACTTAGCTCCTTTTGATGCAGATGATGCGtttgatttgagggcaaatccttctcaagaggaggggaatgatagcaTCATGGTACGTGGGCAGGCCAACAATGGCTCGGGTAATCGAGGAGCTGAGGATCACGTGCTCGCCCCAAGTGGACCCATTACTCGGGCTCGCGCAAAGAAACTTCGTGAGCAACTCAATGTACTTATTCaggccatacacaagtcctttgaaggattcatgcattcaagtgaaGGTGGTCGCGGTCCGATAATGAGCATTGAAGCTACACCcgaggattagggttttgccAAACCCTAATTTCCGTTTTAGCATCATAGTTAGTTATTTCCACATTAGTTGATTAgattgaataattggctaagtGCATATCGCACGTAGAAACGCCAAGGGTAGGATTGCTAATTTACTCATTATTATTTGCTAGAGTGGGCTGCCTAGGAAGGAAAGTCCACGTGAGGCCCAACCCGTCGGGGGTTAAGCCTCCTTTGTTAGGGCCCATATCCACTGCGTCCTTAGTCCATTTTctactagattagggttttcacttatagcctatataaggcaccaTATTACATCAATAAAGGGTAgacacttttatgataaaaatattgagagagttttctccatagctttcgagcaaaccttgaacaacttagagttatactctagtgttcttgttcggcttatcaattcaagaatcgcacttgaattgtggcgccttctacacttgcctgaggttcactaattcgtttgattacgggttgagatagtatcaacaagttcgtagtcacggggattagaggggtcgtagggtttccgctgccaccgtttcttgcacccgacgtcaaatccaacaagcgatcttgggtcgcgaatcttctcaccaacgagattcgtatcaaACACGCTGAGGGAGCAGTTGCAGGTGGTTAACGACCGCCTCACTAGGGTAGTCTGGGAGGTGAGAGACCGGTCTGGCGCTATTATCGATGAGTGTGGGGCACTCATCCAGGGAgtgattggcgccaatgcgCCAGGGGGAGTTCCAGGTGACGGAGCTCCAGGTCAGGGAGGCGCCCCTAGCTCTAGCTCTGGGGGGGAGTCGGTTGGCTCCGTCGAggactagattagggtttttgagCCTTGTTTTGATCCCGTGTGAGGGATACCTAGGAAAAGCTTTTGGTTAGCTGTTTTGTGCCTTTTGGGACCTAGGTTGTACAGTGTATTTTGACAGACCCTCTTTTGGCTTCACGGGAgtacttttgtatatatttgcttGACTGCTCATGTATGACTGTTTGACACAGTTATGTGTTCTGTGTATAACTGTTCTATGTGTATACATGCCTTATGTGGTGTTTATTTTTGGTTCTTTGTTCATGTTTATATGATTATATTTATATGCACTTTCAATATTATTTTGTGCCTCGACTTTAGAGTGACATTAGAGCAATGGAAgacactcgtagtggacgagggaGCGGGCGCGGGGTTAGGCAACCCACAACTGACGGGGGTACTAGGGATACTACGActgaaccaaatcctgaacctagggttgaccctagtgcccaaatagctgctgctatgcagcaaatgaccgacCTGTTAGCCCACGTAGTGCAACAGCAGGGCCAACCTCCTATCCAGCAACCTGGGAACCCTAGCCATGTAGTAGAGAGTGAAGATCGGgccctagagagattttagAAGTTCTCTCCGCCAAAATTTCTGGGGGGGCCAGATCTGGACGTGGCCGAAAAATGGTTAGAGAAAATGATAgatatttttgccgccctaCACTATTCAGAAGAGAGACAGGTTACATTCGCTGTCTTCCAATTGGAAGGGGCCCcgcgttcttggtggaacgtgatacgaCTGAAGTGGGACCGGGAACAAACACCAAGAACATGGGTAAACTTTATGAGGGACTTCAACGCGAAATACTTTCcccctctagtccaggaaaagaaggaggacgagttcattcgactccgtCAGGGAACGCAGTCGGTGgctgagtacgagagccagtttactcgTTTATCTAAGTTCGCCCCAGAACTCATTCTAacggagcaaaggagagttCGGCGTTTTattcaagggctcaatgtggaaattcaaaaggatctggcggtagcccagatCAATACCTTTAGTGACGCCGTGGAGAAAGCTTTGCGAGTTGAAAATGCCAGGCTTCAAGTAAGGAACTTTCAGGTGAAAAAACGGGGGTTCTCTGCGAGTAGTTCGACCCAAGGGGATAAAGggacccctcccaagtttggaagaggAGCCGGGGGAGGAAGGCAACCGGGGATGACGCGAGGGACTCCGCCGAGGGGTGGTCACAATGGACGGGGCCCACAGAGAAACGTCTCACAAGGAAGTTCGGCCTCAGTTGCACGCGGACCCTGTGGATTTTATGGGAAACCAAACCACACTGAGGACAACTGTTGGAGGAAAGAGAAAAGATGCTTGCGCTGCGGGAGTGCGGAGCATCAAATAGCCAACTGTCCAGTGTTACCGCGGGAGGCGAGAGTAACCACCCAGTCGTCGAAGGCCAACTCGGGACAGTCCAAGGTAGAAGGGACAAAGCCAAAGGTGCCAGCTCGGGTTTACTCCCTTGAGCAACAACAAGTCCCTGATTCCTCTGGggttgtagaaggtacgatccctgtttttCATCGTCTAGCTAGGATTTTGATCGACCCTGGtgctacccattcctttgttaaccccaaTTTTATGTGCGGCATTGATATAAACCCTGTTAGCttgccttatgacttagaagttagtactcctacgggggaCCAACGTTTGATTACTGGTTTGATGTATACAAATTGCgaaatttgggtaggagagaggaagcttttggggaatcttataagtttggctattaaggggtacgacgttatactgggtatggactggctagctaAGTACGATGCACAACTTGATTGTAAGAGAAAAGTAGTGGAATTTCGTATACCGGGGGAGGCAACCCTAAGGCTCAATAGAAGGGGTagtttagcctcatctgcattgatttcgggtattcgggctaggaaacttCTATATAGAGGGGCCCAAGGGTTCCTagcttttcttataaacactCCCACTGATAAGTTGAGGGTTGAAGATGTGTCTGTAGTAAGTGAATAtccggatgtgtttcctgatgaattagtcactttacctccggagagagaaATAGAGTTTAAGATCGACTTATTGCCGGGGacgtcacctatctctaagaccccctatcgaatggcacctgctgaactcaaggagttgaaattgcaattGCAGGACCTATTGGAGCGTGGGTTTATTCATGAGAGTGGATCTCCGTGGGGGGCTCCGgtactatttgttaagaagaaggatggaactttaagattgtgtattgattatcggggATTAAACAatatgaccattaagaacaaatacccacttccccatatcgatgaactgtttgaccagttgcaaggcgCGGTGGTCTTTTCAAAATTAGATCTCCGACAGGGGTACTATCAGTTGCTTATTAAGAAAGAAGatgtacccaagactgctttcaattctagatatgggcattttgagtttgcggtcatgccctttgggttgaccaatgcccctgctgcctttatggatttgatgcatcggg
This is a stretch of genomic DNA from Coffea eugenioides isolate CCC68of unplaced genomic scaffold, Ceug_1.0 ScVebR1_34;HRSCAF=178, whole genome shotgun sequence. It encodes these proteins:
- the LOC113758021 gene encoding uncharacterized protein LOC113758021; the protein is MIDIFAALHYSEERQVTFAVFQLEGAPRSWWNVIRLKWDREQTPRTWVNFMRDFNAKYFPPLVQEKKEDEFIRLRQGTQSVAEYESQFTRLSKFAPELILTEQRRVRRFIQGLNVEIQKDLAVAQINTFSDAVEKALRVENARLQVRNFQVKKRGFSASSSTQGDKGTPPKFGRGAGGGRQPGMTRGTPPRGGHNGRGPQRNVSQGSSASVARGPCGFYGKPNHTEDNCWRKEKRCLRCGSAEHQIANCPVLPREARVTTQSSKANSGQSKVEGTKPKVPARVYSLEQQQVPDSSGVVEGTIPVFHRLARILIDPGATHSFVNPNFMCGIDINPVSLPYDLEVSTPTGDQRLITGPIGAWVYS